One genomic segment of Macaca fascicularis isolate 582-1 chromosome 19, T2T-MFA8v1.1 includes these proteins:
- the ADAT3 gene encoding probable inactive tRNA-specific adenosine deaminase-like protein 3 isoform X1, with protein sequence MRECSPDAVTWAWSPQTSLSFGGSTPCLVEPRPPGTDSPAPPAAHSCRMILCSRLCLPQSASLRMEPAPGLVEQPKCLEAGSPEPEAAPWQALPVLSEKQSGDVELVLAYAAPILDKRQTSRLLKEVSALHPLPAQPHLKRVRPSRDAGSPHALEMLLCLAGPASGPRSLAELLPRPAVDPRGLGQPFLVPVPARPPLTRGQFEEARAHWPTSFHEDKQVTSALAGRLFSTQERAAMQSHMERAVRAARRAAARGLRAVGAVVVDPASDRVLATGHDCSSADNPLLHAVMVCVDLVARGQGRGTYDFRPFPACSFAPAAAPQAVRAGAVRKLDADEDGLPYVCTGYDLYVTREPCAMCAMALVHSRILRVFYGAPSPDGALGTRFRIHARPDLNHRFQVFRGVLEEECRWLDPDT encoded by the coding sequence ATGAGGGAGTGTAGCCCTGATGCGGTGACCTGGGCTTGGAGCCCTCAGACTAGCCTCAGCTTTGGCGGCAGCACGCCCTGCCTCGTGGAGCCACGGCCTCCTGGGACGGACTCCCCGGCTCCCCCAGCCGCCCACAGCTGCCGGATGATCCTCTGCTCCCGTCTCTGTCTCCCACAGTCGGCATCGCTGAGGATGGAGCCCGCTCCGGGCCTCGTGGAGCAGCCCAAGTGCTTGGAGGCCGGGAGCCCGGAGCCTGAGGCAGCGCCGTGGCAGGCCCTGCCTGTCCTGTCCGAGAAGCAGTCGGGGGACGTGGAGCTGGTGCTGGCCTACGCCGCGCCCATCCTGGACAAGCGCCAGACCTCACGCCTCCTGAAGGAGGTGTCGGCCCTGCACCCGCTCCCTGCCCAGCCTCACCTCAAGCGGGTGCGGCCCAGCCGCGATGCCGGCAGCCCCCACGCCCTGGAGATGCTGCTGTGCCTGGCCGGGCCAGCCTCGGGCCCGCGCTCACTGGCTGAGCTCCTGCCACGGCCGGCTGTGGACCCCCGCGGCCTGGGGCAGCCCTTCCTGGTGCCTGTGCCCGCCCGGCCGCCTCTGACCAGGGGCCAGTTCGAGGAGGCCCGGGCCCACTGGCCCACGTCGTTCCACGAGGACAAGCAGGTGACCAGCGCGCTGGCTGGGAGGCTCTTCTCCACGCAGGAGCGCGCCGCCATGCAGAGCCACATGGAGCGGGCGGTGCGGGCGGCCCGACGGGCCGCGGCGCGTGGCCTGCGGGCCGTGGGGGCCGTGGTGGTGGACCCCGCCTCGGACCGCGTGCTGGCCACCGGCCACGATTGCAGCAGCGCGGACAACCCCCTCCTGCACGCCGTCATGGTGTGCGTGGACCTCGTGGCGCGCGGCCAGGGCCGCGGCACTTACGACTTCAGGCCGTTCCCCGCCTGCTCCTTCGCCCCGGCCGCCGCCCCCCAGGCCGTCCGCGCAGGCGCCGTGCGTAAACTGGACGCAGACGAGGATGGTCTCCCCTACGTGTGCACCGGCTACGACCTGTACGTGACCCGCGAGCCCTGCGCCATGTGCGCCATGGCCCTGGTGCACTCTCGCATCCTGCGCGTCTTCTACGGCGCGCCCTCGCCCGACGGCGCCCTGGGCACCCGCTTCCGCATCCACGCACGGCCAGACCTCAACCACCGCTTCCAGGTGTTCCGCGGGGTGCTGGAGGAGGAGTGCCGCTGGCTGGACCCCGACACATAG
- the ADAT3 gene encoding probable inactive tRNA-specific adenosine deaminase-like protein 3 isoform X2: MEPAPGLVEQPKCLEAGSPEPEAAPWQALPVLSEKQSGDVELVLAYAAPILDKRQTSRLLKEVSALHPLPAQPHLKRVRPSRDAGSPHALEMLLCLAGPASGPRSLAELLPRPAVDPRGLGQPFLVPVPARPPLTRGQFEEARAHWPTSFHEDKQVTSALAGRLFSTQERAAMQSHMERAVRAARRAAARGLRAVGAVVVDPASDRVLATGHDCSSADNPLLHAVMVCVDLVARGQGRGTYDFRPFPACSFAPAAAPQAVRAGAVRKLDADEDGLPYVCTGYDLYVTREPCAMCAMALVHSRILRVFYGAPSPDGALGTRFRIHARPDLNHRFQVFRGVLEEECRWLDPDT, encoded by the coding sequence ATGGAGCCCGCTCCGGGCCTCGTGGAGCAGCCCAAGTGCTTGGAGGCCGGGAGCCCGGAGCCTGAGGCAGCGCCGTGGCAGGCCCTGCCTGTCCTGTCCGAGAAGCAGTCGGGGGACGTGGAGCTGGTGCTGGCCTACGCCGCGCCCATCCTGGACAAGCGCCAGACCTCACGCCTCCTGAAGGAGGTGTCGGCCCTGCACCCGCTCCCTGCCCAGCCTCACCTCAAGCGGGTGCGGCCCAGCCGCGATGCCGGCAGCCCCCACGCCCTGGAGATGCTGCTGTGCCTGGCCGGGCCAGCCTCGGGCCCGCGCTCACTGGCTGAGCTCCTGCCACGGCCGGCTGTGGACCCCCGCGGCCTGGGGCAGCCCTTCCTGGTGCCTGTGCCCGCCCGGCCGCCTCTGACCAGGGGCCAGTTCGAGGAGGCCCGGGCCCACTGGCCCACGTCGTTCCACGAGGACAAGCAGGTGACCAGCGCGCTGGCTGGGAGGCTCTTCTCCACGCAGGAGCGCGCCGCCATGCAGAGCCACATGGAGCGGGCGGTGCGGGCGGCCCGACGGGCCGCGGCGCGTGGCCTGCGGGCCGTGGGGGCCGTGGTGGTGGACCCCGCCTCGGACCGCGTGCTGGCCACCGGCCACGATTGCAGCAGCGCGGACAACCCCCTCCTGCACGCCGTCATGGTGTGCGTGGACCTCGTGGCGCGCGGCCAGGGCCGCGGCACTTACGACTTCAGGCCGTTCCCCGCCTGCTCCTTCGCCCCGGCCGCCGCCCCCCAGGCCGTCCGCGCAGGCGCCGTGCGTAAACTGGACGCAGACGAGGATGGTCTCCCCTACGTGTGCACCGGCTACGACCTGTACGTGACCCGCGAGCCCTGCGCCATGTGCGCCATGGCCCTGGTGCACTCTCGCATCCTGCGCGTCTTCTACGGCGCGCCCTCGCCCGACGGCGCCCTGGGCACCCGCTTCCGCATCCACGCACGGCCAGACCTCAACCACCGCTTCCAGGTGTTCCGCGGGGTGCTGGAGGAGGAGTGCCGCTGGCTGGACCCCGACACATAG
- the SCAMP4 gene encoding secretory carrier-associated membrane protein 4 isoform X4 → MPSQLLCSRLSRGPGKSSDGKINSLKPSACLLAGGCRLQPAPVGETKMSEKENNFPPLPKFIPLKPCFYQNFSDEIPVEHQVLVKRIYRLWMFYCATLGVNLIACLAWWIGGGSGANFGLAFVWLLLFTPCGYVCWFRPVYKAFRADSSFNFMAFFFIFGAQFVLTVIQAIGFSGWGACGWLSAVGFFQESPGAAVVMLLPAIMFSVSAALMAIAIMKVHRIYRGAGGSFQKAQTEWSAGTWRNPPSREAQYNNFSGNSLPEYPTVPSYPGGGQWP, encoded by the exons ATGCCCTCGCAGCTTTTGTGTTCCCGTCTGTCTCGCGGGCCAGGAAAAAGCTCTGATGGGAAAATAAACAGCTTAAAACCAAGTGCGTGTCTGTTGGCAG GCGGCTGCAGGCTTCAGCCTGCGCCGGTCGGTGAAACCAAGATGTCGG AAAAGGAGAACAACTTCCCTCCGTTGCCCAAGTTCATCCCCCTGAAGCCCTGCTTCTACCAGAACTTCTCTGACGAGATCCCGGTGGAGCACCAGGTCCTGGTGAAGAGAATCTACCGGCTGTGGATGT TTTACTGCGCCACCCTCGGCGTCAACCTCATCGCCTGCCTGGCCTGGTGGATCGGCGGAGGCTCGGGGGCCAACTTCGGCCTGGCCTTCGTGTGGCTGCTCCTGTTCACGCCCTGCGGCTATGTGTGCTGGTTCCGGCCGGTCTACAAGGCTTTCCG AGCCGACAGCTCCTTTAATTTCATGgcgtttttcttcatctttggaGCCCAGTTTGTCCTGACCGTCATCCAGGCGATTGGCTTCTCCGGCTGGGGCGCGTG CGGCTGGCTGTCGGCAGTCGGGTTCTTCCAGGAAAGCCCGGGCGCTGCTGTGGTCATGCTGCTTCCGGCCATCATGTTCTCCGTGTCGGCTGCCCTGATGGCCATCGCGATCATGAAG GTGCACAGGATCTACCGAGGGGCCGGTGGAAGCTTCCAGAAGGCACAGACCGAGTGGAGCGCAGGCACTTGGCGGAACCCGCCATCGAGGGAGGCCCAGTACAACAACTTCTCAGGCAACAGCCTGCCCGAGTaccccactgtgcccagctacccGGGCGGTGGCCAGTGGCCTTAG
- the SCAMP4 gene encoding secretory carrier-associated membrane protein 4 isoform X1 — translation MPVGRSTVKTGAVFAELGAGLVGPPGGCRLQPAPVGETKMSEKENNFPPLPKFIPLKPCFYQNFSDEIPVEHQVLVKRIYRLWMFYCATLGVNLIACLAWWIGGGSGANFGLAFVWLLLFTPCGYVCWFRPVYKAFRADSSFNFMAFFFIFGAQFVLTVIQAIGFSGWGACGWLSAVGFFQESPGAAVVMLLPAIMFSVSAALMAIAIMKVHRIYRGAGGSFQKAQTEWSAGTWRNPPSREAQYNNFSGNSLPEYPTVPSYPGGGQWP, via the exons ATGCCCGTCGGCCGTAGCACAGTAAAGACTGGAGCCGTTTTTGCAGAACTTGGAGCAGGACTTGTGGGTCCACCCG GCGGCTGCAGGCTTCAGCCTGCGCCGGTCGGTGAAACCAAGATGTCGG AAAAGGAGAACAACTTCCCTCCGTTGCCCAAGTTCATCCCCCTGAAGCCCTGCTTCTACCAGAACTTCTCTGACGAGATCCCGGTGGAGCACCAGGTCCTGGTGAAGAGAATCTACCGGCTGTGGATGT TTTACTGCGCCACCCTCGGCGTCAACCTCATCGCCTGCCTGGCCTGGTGGATCGGCGGAGGCTCGGGGGCCAACTTCGGCCTGGCCTTCGTGTGGCTGCTCCTGTTCACGCCCTGCGGCTATGTGTGCTGGTTCCGGCCGGTCTACAAGGCTTTCCG AGCCGACAGCTCCTTTAATTTCATGgcgtttttcttcatctttggaGCCCAGTTTGTCCTGACCGTCATCCAGGCGATTGGCTTCTCCGGCTGGGGCGCGTG CGGCTGGCTGTCGGCAGTCGGGTTCTTCCAGGAAAGCCCGGGCGCTGCTGTGGTCATGCTGCTTCCGGCCATCATGTTCTCCGTGTCGGCTGCCCTGATGGCCATCGCGATCATGAAG GTGCACAGGATCTACCGAGGGGCCGGTGGAAGCTTCCAGAAGGCACAGACCGAGTGGAGCGCAGGCACTTGGCGGAACCCGCCATCGAGGGAGGCCCAGTACAACAACTTCTCAGGCAACAGCCTGCCCGAGTaccccactgtgcccagctacccGGGCGGTGGCCAGTGGCCTTAG
- the SCAMP4 gene encoding secretory carrier-associated membrane protein 4 isoform X2, whose amino-acid sequence MPVGRSTVKTGAVFAELGAGLVGPPGGCRLQPAPVGETKMSEKENNFPPLPKFIPLKPCFYQNFSDEIPVEHQVLVKRIYRLWMFYCATLGVNLIACLAWWIGGGSGANFGLAFVWLLLFTPCGYVCWFRPVYKAFRGWLSAVGFFQESPGAAVVMLLPAIMFSVSAALMAIAIMKVHRIYRGAGGSFQKAQTEWSAGTWRNPPSREAQYNNFSGNSLPEYPTVPSYPGGGQWP is encoded by the exons ATGCCCGTCGGCCGTAGCACAGTAAAGACTGGAGCCGTTTTTGCAGAACTTGGAGCAGGACTTGTGGGTCCACCCG GCGGCTGCAGGCTTCAGCCTGCGCCGGTCGGTGAAACCAAGATGTCGG AAAAGGAGAACAACTTCCCTCCGTTGCCCAAGTTCATCCCCCTGAAGCCCTGCTTCTACCAGAACTTCTCTGACGAGATCCCGGTGGAGCACCAGGTCCTGGTGAAGAGAATCTACCGGCTGTGGATGT TTTACTGCGCCACCCTCGGCGTCAACCTCATCGCCTGCCTGGCCTGGTGGATCGGCGGAGGCTCGGGGGCCAACTTCGGCCTGGCCTTCGTGTGGCTGCTCCTGTTCACGCCCTGCGGCTATGTGTGCTGGTTCCGGCCGGTCTACAAGGCTTTCCG CGGCTGGCTGTCGGCAGTCGGGTTCTTCCAGGAAAGCCCGGGCGCTGCTGTGGTCATGCTGCTTCCGGCCATCATGTTCTCCGTGTCGGCTGCCCTGATGGCCATCGCGATCATGAAG GTGCACAGGATCTACCGAGGGGCCGGTGGAAGCTTCCAGAAGGCACAGACCGAGTGGAGCGCAGGCACTTGGCGGAACCCGCCATCGAGGGAGGCCCAGTACAACAACTTCTCAGGCAACAGCCTGCCCGAGTaccccactgtgcccagctacccGGGCGGTGGCCAGTGGCCTTAG
- the SCAMP4 gene encoding secretory carrier-associated membrane protein 4 isoform X3 produces MSEKENNFPPLPKFIPLKPCFYQNFSDEIPVEHQVLVKRIYRLWMFYCATLGVNLIACLAWWIGGGSGANFGLAFVWLLLFTPCGYVCWFRPVYKAFRADSSFNFMAFFFIFGAQFVLTVIQAIGFSGWGACGWLSAVGFFQESPGAAVVMLLPAIMFSVSAALMAIAIMKVHRIYRGAGGSFQKAQTEWSAGTWRNPPSREAQYNNFSGNSLPEYPTVPSYPGGGQWP; encoded by the exons ATGTCGG AAAAGGAGAACAACTTCCCTCCGTTGCCCAAGTTCATCCCCCTGAAGCCCTGCTTCTACCAGAACTTCTCTGACGAGATCCCGGTGGAGCACCAGGTCCTGGTGAAGAGAATCTACCGGCTGTGGATGT TTTACTGCGCCACCCTCGGCGTCAACCTCATCGCCTGCCTGGCCTGGTGGATCGGCGGAGGCTCGGGGGCCAACTTCGGCCTGGCCTTCGTGTGGCTGCTCCTGTTCACGCCCTGCGGCTATGTGTGCTGGTTCCGGCCGGTCTACAAGGCTTTCCG AGCCGACAGCTCCTTTAATTTCATGgcgtttttcttcatctttggaGCCCAGTTTGTCCTGACCGTCATCCAGGCGATTGGCTTCTCCGGCTGGGGCGCGTG CGGCTGGCTGTCGGCAGTCGGGTTCTTCCAGGAAAGCCCGGGCGCTGCTGTGGTCATGCTGCTTCCGGCCATCATGTTCTCCGTGTCGGCTGCCCTGATGGCCATCGCGATCATGAAG GTGCACAGGATCTACCGAGGGGCCGGTGGAAGCTTCCAGAAGGCACAGACCGAGTGGAGCGCAGGCACTTGGCGGAACCCGCCATCGAGGGAGGCCCAGTACAACAACTTCTCAGGCAACAGCCTGCCCGAGTaccccactgtgcccagctacccGGGCGGTGGCCAGTGGCCTTAG
- the SCAMP4 gene encoding secretory carrier-associated membrane protein 4 isoform X5, with translation MSEKENNFPPLPKFIPLKPCFYQNFSDEIPVEHQVLVKRIYRLWMFYCATLGVNLIACLAWWIGGGSGANFGLAFVWLLLFTPCGYVCWFRPVYKAFRGWLSAVGFFQESPGAAVVMLLPAIMFSVSAALMAIAIMKVHRIYRGAGGSFQKAQTEWSAGTWRNPPSREAQYNNFSGNSLPEYPTVPSYPGGGQWP, from the exons ATGTCGG AAAAGGAGAACAACTTCCCTCCGTTGCCCAAGTTCATCCCCCTGAAGCCCTGCTTCTACCAGAACTTCTCTGACGAGATCCCGGTGGAGCACCAGGTCCTGGTGAAGAGAATCTACCGGCTGTGGATGT TTTACTGCGCCACCCTCGGCGTCAACCTCATCGCCTGCCTGGCCTGGTGGATCGGCGGAGGCTCGGGGGCCAACTTCGGCCTGGCCTTCGTGTGGCTGCTCCTGTTCACGCCCTGCGGCTATGTGTGCTGGTTCCGGCCGGTCTACAAGGCTTTCCG CGGCTGGCTGTCGGCAGTCGGGTTCTTCCAGGAAAGCCCGGGCGCTGCTGTGGTCATGCTGCTTCCGGCCATCATGTTCTCCGTGTCGGCTGCCCTGATGGCCATCGCGATCATGAAG GTGCACAGGATCTACCGAGGGGCCGGTGGAAGCTTCCAGAAGGCACAGACCGAGTGGAGCGCAGGCACTTGGCGGAACCCGCCATCGAGGGAGGCCCAGTACAACAACTTCTCAGGCAACAGCCTGCCCGAGTaccccactgtgcccagctacccGGGCGGTGGCCAGTGGCCTTAG